AGGCAAAATTGCTTTTCCGGCTGTTCAGGCCGTGCCGTCGTTTAGCAACACGTTTCCGGACATctttggaaagagaaaagatatCTTCTGTCTCATTCCGTGTGCAATTGATCAAGTAAGTCACCATATCCGCAGTAACACCGATCTTTATGTTTCCCATCTTGAGGATCCGTATTTTCGCATGACACGCGACGTTGCTCCGCGCCTCGGCTACTTGAAACCGGCTCTTCTCCATTCAACGTTTTTTAACGCTCTTCAAGGTCCTAAAAGCAAGATGAGCGCCAGTGATCCCAACTCAGCAATTTATCTCACCGACTCTCCTGAGGTCATCAAAAGCAAGGCAAATTTCCACATGCATGGCAGCGTCATAGCGTGTTCATGCATTTACTTATATTCAGGTGACCAAGTACGCTTATTCCGGCGGACAAGATACCGTTGAAGAGCACAGGGCAAAAGGTGGAGACAccagcgtcgacgtctcttACCAATACTTGACTTTCTTcatggaagacgacgaccgaCTTGCTGAAATCAAAGAGGCGAGTTCTCCACTGAAAGTGAACTCCATTAGCTTAAGGTGAACGTTTGGTGTTTTGGGGGATGCAGGCGtacgaaaaaggcgaaatgCTGACTGGCGAGCTGAAGAAAATCCTAATTGAAGTGCTACagaatctcgtcgccgaacatcagcgtcgacgcgccgaaGTCACGGATGAGATGGTCAAGGAATTCATGACGCCGCGAAAATTGAACTTTAGTTGCTGATTCCTTTGACTTttctctgctgctgctgctgcttgcTTGCTGCTCTGCTGATTCTGTTGACGCACGCCTGTGCATGTGAAACGTCCTTAGAtgggaagaaaaaacgttttgagaGTTTTTTTGCCATAAGCAAGCGAAGAAACACaacaagtaagaaaaaaatagtaCATAATATTGAAAGTTTCTCTCAATCTTCTTCCCAGTCGCCGTCATCAGAGCCATCGCCTCCGTCTGTAGCGGCCACAGGAATCATAGCCGACACTTTTTCCAAGGTAGGATTAGAGCTCAATTTGCTACGTCGCGGCGGCAGTGACAGCGCGTCGCtttcctccttcttctcatcgctcttcttcgaccCAGATATTCCCTTTCGTCGCAGCTGCAACTTGGCCATCAAATCGCTCATCAAatctccgccgcctccgccggaCGGCGCCGCCctgtcctcctcttccttcgctttcttcttcttcgactttctCTCCTTGACACTCTTCAGCCGAGCCTTGTTGTTCTGTCGAATGGCGGCAAATAGGTCACCCCGACCCCCGTCACtgcctccgccgccaccaGTAGGTGGGGGAGaaccaacgtcgtcgtcttcatcatcatcatcgtcgtcactaGCGGGTTCAACTGAAGCGGATGGAGGTGGcggaggtggcggcggcggcgacgaagggccgggcggtggcggtggcggcggcggtggcggagCCGAGCCCGATGGATCAGGCAGTGAAGGCGCGCTGGACGGAGGCGGCAACGgagcgtcgccgccgctgccatCACCAACTCCCTCAATGGTCGGCAAATCAGGCATATTCGATCCAGGTACAGATGGCGCAATGGAAGGCCCACTTTCGGCGCTGTAGGCCAAATCGCCGGCAACGCCAGGCAAGTCGGGTAAGTCGAGTGGCAAATCGATGGTAGGCACTTCGCCTATCTCCGGCATATAGAAATAACTCTCCTTCTTCAGTCGAGCCATTTCCTCGCGTTGaacaatcgacgtcggcgcgtcGCCAATCCCGAGACCCTCCTGCTCAACGATCTTACGCGTCTTTGTCGAAACGCCGGCAAGCGGATCAAGAATGACGTATTTCTTATAGGGATTCTCAGCGGTGTTGAAGAGAAGTAGGGAACTGACTGACGGTATGACAGTCGGCAATCGACCGAGCCCCTCCCCCgacgcctcgtcgtcgtcctggAAACGaggcgcggcggcggcggcacgctCTTCCTTCagccgatcgacgtcgaaagcgaaagcggtGAAATGACGTTTATCGCGAACGGTCCGATCGTCGACTCCGACCGGTTTCGAGTCGTAGCGACGCGTGCATCGGCGCACGCTCGCCAGatcgccgctcttcttcgaTTGATCGTCGTagatcgtcttcgccgtATCGATTTGAGTCGGCGCCGGATATTTTGCGCTGCTGAAGActcgcgtcgctttcgtgcTGCCTTTCACCTTTTGGATTCGCGCCTGAGCGAGATTGACGCGActgttgacggcggcgagacgatcgCGCTGCTCGGCGACGCGAGAGCTGATCTTGTTGAAGATATCGTTGGCGACGTGTTCGAGATAGTCGAGCGTGTCGGCTATTTGGCAGAGGGACTCTTCCCTGCGCAAATCGGGAAGAAGAATCGGTACGTTGTACGAGTAGGTCGGCATCGCAAGAGAGTGACGTAACGTACGTTCTGCGCGAAGACGGACGAGTAACGTGCGCACACGCGATGGAGTCGGGTGTAAAGTTTCGTCCTTTGTCGGGCGCCTTCGATCAAAGTCCGCCCGTCTATCTCTTGCAACTGGACGACTTTACGTTTCTAATCGATTGCGGATGGGATGGCACCCTTGACAAAGACGCTATTTCCACGTTGGCCAATCACGTgcacgaaatcgacgccgttcttctCTCCTATCCGGACATTCTGCACCTCGGCGCACTTCCCTACCTGGTAGGCAAGTGCGGACTTCGATGCGACGTCTACGCAACCGTTCCCGTCTTCAAAATGGGTCAAATGTTCATGTACGACTTCTACCTGGTCAGAACGCATTTTGTCACCAAAACAAAACCAAAAACTCGATGTTTTTTGTAACAGTCGCATCAAAACTATGAAGATTTTGACCTGTTTACCCTGGACGACGTAGATTCTGCATTCGAGTTAGTCAAACAATTGAAATACTCCCAAAGCGTTACATTGAAGGGTAGATGCTGTTGCGTTTGTATTTGCGTGCTTTATCATTGGTCTTCTGTTCAGGTAAAGGCCTTGGCATCACCATCACACCGCAGGCTGCTGGTCACATGATTGGTGGCACTGTGTGGAAAATTACCAAGCAAGGGGAGGAGATTGTCTATGCAGTCGATTTCAATCACCGAAAGGAAAGGTAGGAtagcaaaagaattttcttggTTGATAAAATAAGACATGAAGGGATTCATAGGCATCTGGATGGTGCATTATTGGAAACGATTACCAAGCCAACCCTACTCATTACTGACGCCTATAGTGCCTGGACTCCCCAGCCAAGACGAAAGGAGCGAGATCAAAATCTTCAGAGTGAGTTCCGAGAAGAAATCTTCCATGTTCTTATTAGTGAGTTTGCAGCTACAATTCAAAATACGGTGAGATCTGGAGGCAACGTATTGATTTGCGTTGACACTGCCGGACGAGTTCTTGAATTGTTGCAGACCTTGGTAGGCTATAGATAAAGGGGAAGGGGATCATTGTTTtcttcagcagcagcagcttgTTTATTTTCAGGAGCAAATGTGGAGAAACAGGGATACTGGCTTAGCAACGTACTCGCTGGCTCTTCTCAATAACGTTGCTTATAACGTGATTGAATTTGCTAAATCTCAAGTAACGTGGACGAaaggcaatttttttgttctctcAAGTAGCGGGTTTTTAGATGGAGTGGATGAGTGACAAGATCATGAAAGCGTTTTCAGACCAACGCAGCAATCCATTTCAATTCAAGTGAACCAAATAGAAAACATTTGGTTTCTCaaacgcaattttttttctatttcagACATCTTACAATCTGTCATTCTTTAAAGGAAGTCGGAAGACTTAGAGAACCCAAAGTCTGGCATCGCACTCaaaattctcctttttttgaattgatAAATTTCTGCGCAGGTGGTTCTTGCCAGCGTTGACGATCTCGAGTGCGGTTTCTCGCGCGAACTCTTTGTCCAGTGGGCGGGAATTAGAAAAAACACCGTTataatgacgtcgaaaccaACTCAAGGAACGCTGGCCCGCACACTAATCGATCAACCAAAATTAAATGCAGTGGAATTGCAAGTAAAAAAGGATACCACTAGCCAATGTTAAAAGGCCCCAGAATCTGAATTCTGACAGATTCGCAAAAAAGTAGAGCTGCAGGGTGAAGAACTAGAAGATTACCGACGAGAACAACTCGAACGGCAGCAGAGGGAAGTGAGAGAAGAAGCAGCCATGCAGATGAAATTGTGAGCGACTGCTAAGGAAAAACTTGCAGCAAAAACATTGGAAATTCATTGATTAGACGACGCCGAACCCTAGACGGGTTGATGACGgcagaaagcgacgaggatGTGGACATGGAAGACGGTGAAACTGGACCCCAggtagaagagaaaatttgATTTGTTATTCCTCTAAGCGCATTGCTTGCAGGAACACAAAGTGGGACCGGTGAGAATGTATCCCATGTTTCCGTACCACGAGAGACGACTGAAGTGGGACGCATACGGAGAAATTATCAGGTACAATAGCAACAAGGAGCTCTCTTATGCGTCATCATGTATGTGCATAGGCCGGATGATTACATTTTGGCTGACGGACTGGAAGACAGGGTGAGTTTTCCCTCCCACATCTAAACGTGAATTGCGAGCGCGTATTTCTCGCAAAAGGGGCCTGTAATAATGAGAGATAGACCGGtgataaaagaagaagaggaggaagaagaggaaggtGCGAGCGACTAGATCCTGTACTCTCTTAGGTTTTTTGACTGGTCTGTAGAATTGGAAATTCCAATGAAATCGATCGTTTCTCAAAAGACCGTTCGAATAAAGTAAAATCGGTCCACGCAACatcatttttttaaaaaaattctctttagTTGCACAATTGTTCACATCGACTTGGAAGGACGTTCTGATGGCGAATCCCTTAAGAAAATTCTAAATCAGATCAAACCAAAACAAATGGTGACAATGTCAaactcccccccccccccccccccccccaagaTTTccattttcgtctttttcagatCATCATTCACGGAAATCCGGAGCAAACGGGTTACTTGGCCGACTACTGCAGGCAAGCAGCCAACTGGGCAACAGGTGAAGTGTTCACTCCGCAAATAGGAGAAACAGTCAATGTGACCAGTCAGACTCACATGTATCAAGTGAGATGCTTTTTCCCGTACTATTAATTCCTTCCTGATTGTTTTGTACGCAAGGCCAAGCTGCGCGATAGCCTCGTAAATCCCATGCAATTCGTCAAGGCAAAGGACTTTGAATTGGCGTGGATTGACGCCAAGACGTATCTAGATACGGAAGCACTGAACAGTGAGCTAGCAGATTgattgcttctttttctccgtcaGTCTCTCTTGCAGCGAtcagcaaaacgaaaattcgcgaaatggagagcgacgaggagagcgacgactcCGATCAGATGGACACGGGAGGCGAATTGGCCGTGGGCATATTGCCTGAATTAGACGCAGCACCTGAATCAGAAGTACAGTACACCACACAACGTCacaattataattatttctcCCTCTCCAGATCAACGCTCACTCAGACATCTTCGTCAACGAACCTCGACTATCGGACTTCAAACAGATTCTAACAAAAGCTGGGCTCCAGGTGGAGTTTTCCGGCGGCGTTCTCATCTGCAACAACGCTATAGCCATACGACGGGTAAGCAAGCGCGTGCACGCAGTATCAATTGGCGAATGTACGCGACGTCTGACGTAGAACGAGCCGGGGCACATTAGTCTGGAGGGACCAATCAGCGATGACTATTACAAAGTGAGAGCTTTGCTCTATGAGCAGTACGCCATTGTATGATTGATGTAAGTATGAGAAGGCACGATTCAATTTCTCTATGACCCCATTAAAATTATTAGCACTTTTTTAATAAATGTTTCACTAGAACGAATCTAACAGCTCAAAATGAATTCCAAGAgatcgttttctgttttcaaAGTGAACcgtttcgatgacgtcggcgCCAAATCGTTTCAGCGTCGACACGAAGACGCCTTCCTCCTTGCCGAGCCAAGGTCTCGATTTGTCTTTCATTTGATACGGAGTTACGTGTACGCGCACGCGTGGAACGAgtcgagcgacgacttgCAACGTCGTCTCATCCGTCACCCACGTGTTCTCTTCGCCTGAATGGCCCCCGTCCAACCAATAGAATTCTCGTATTCTCGAGTAAAATCGCCGAACATTTTCCATTTCAAAATCCTTCGCCCGCTTCTTCGCTTCGGCACGAATTGCACCTAAGAGactcgaatcgtcgccatGTGCATCCAAAGTCTCCATGGCAGCCATTTCAAAACAAAGCTGATTCAAAACGACACATCCCTTACTGAAACCAATCAACGTCCAAGgcaactcgtcgtcgatctgcGATTGGCGCTCGAGTTGACCAATCAGAGCGATTGCGTGCGACCACGCCCCGAAACTCGTTTCGTGTCGCGGCGCGCCGACGATGCCGCTCGAGACGAAGTTGTCGAAGCAGCTGAACGTCTCCTTTACGATTCGCGTCggtcgaacgacgaagacgttcgGATTCGAGTCGGAAAAGCGTTCGGCGAGTCGCGCTGCCGTCGATTCgtacgaaaacgacgtccatTCTTTGTTCGGTCCCGTCGCCATTACGTCCTCTCGCTCCTGCGAGCGAGTTCGTGCtatttcgttcgttttttttttttcggctttttttcttacctgcaCGTCGCCGGGGAAGTAGAGGACGTTGATTTGGGCTTGTTTGGGCGATTCGAGGCGTGCATAGTGCAGCACGTGGTTCGGCTTTTCGCGAATGCCTTTTACGTCCAGCCAGGAAAACTTGCCCGCTGTTTTGAGAGCCGCCATAAAGAGAGGAGGCGTGTTCTAACGCGCGTTTGTTTTCCCAGCCTTCGTCGACATGATTTCCCTGAAAGAACGCCAGAAAGGCAGTGCAATTCATCCTGCAGTCATTGAAACGATGccttattttaattagaaaccATAAAGGCCATGCTAAGTCTCGGTGGGTCCCAAAAACACGACCCCAAAGCCGATTCGCCGACGTGGAAGGCAAACGACTCCCGATATCGCCGCATTTCCCTAACAACGACCAGTCTCTCTCAATCCCAGGTTCTCGTATTTGATAAATACGGACAGAACATCGTGTCGCCAATTGTGAATGTGCCCGAATTGCGCGACCTCGGCGTCACACTGCActtgtagaaaaaaaaaattaattttcgattttaatttttgattaattaaattatagACCTCTTCATTCCGATCGCGACTCGGTTCCCGACGCGCCAGCCGTCTATTTTGTCATGCCCACGCCGGCAAATGTGGCGAGAATCTGTCAGGTGTGGACCGACTCTGTGTGTTGGATTGCGTGTTAGTTCTTTTGAAAAGGATTTTCGCAATCAAGTCTACGATTCCTATCATTTGAATTTCATCTCCCCTGTCAGTCGCGATCAAATTGAAGAGTTGGCTGGCGCTGCCATTGAAGCTGGTTCGGCTGCTCAAGTCGGAAAGGTGCTGTATCCGCTCCCCTCACTtggctttcttttttataaCAGTCCATTGCCTTTTCTCTGTTTCTTCAGGTGTTTGATCAATACTTGAATTTTATTTCGCTTGAAAAAGACTTGTTTCTCATGCGGCAACAAGACAGAGAAGAAGTGTCTTACCTTGGTGATCCAGTTTACACTATATAATCCCATACGTCGTCTCATTTCCTTATGTGCGCATAGCGTTGAATAAACCGACGGTTACGGACACAGAAGTAATGGCAATTGTCAATTCCATAGTTGACTCCCTTTTTTCCGTATTCGTCACTTTAGGCAAGCCGCGGATTTGACGTTTCAATTGGGAATTTATCACAGTCGTTTTTTAGGTGCTGTTCCTATTATTCGGTGTCCTCGCGGAAATGCCGCTGAAATGGTCTCTGAAGTGCGTTCGGTTTCTGCGACTCCTTCCACGCTTTTCAATATCGTGAACTTGAACTAGGAATTGGACAAAAAATTGCGCGAGAATTTGAGAAATGCAAGCACGTCTTTGTTCAACCCTGAATTGGCTTTCTCGAGAGGAAGAATGAGGTGATTTAAAAGATAGTTTGATGACATTCCTTTCCATTATCTTTCGTTCTCAAGTTTTCAAAGACCTCTTCTCGTTGTTCTTGATCGAGGAATTGACCTGGCAACGAGTCTGCATCACACGTGGACCTACCAAGCATTAGTTCATGATCTATTGGTGAGAATGAATTCAACTACAACTGGACCAGGCAACTGCTTCTAATCTCATATAGGACTTCAAATTGAACAGAGTGACAAtaaaagaagcagaagcagctGGAGCTGGAGCTAAAGGTACACCAGTCGCCtaagtcttttttctttgtgcaaCTTTTCTCCTGATTCTACAGATAAAATGAAAAGCTACGAAGTGGACGTTGATTCGAAATTTTGGCACGCTCACAAAGGAAGGTAAACTCTGACATAGGAGAatagaataaaaaattctttaattaatttttttgtcagTCCCTTTCCAACTGTAGCTGAAGCAGTGCAGAACGAACTTGATCAGTATAGGGcttcagaagaagaagtcaaGCGTCTGAAGGGTGTCATGGTAAGacaaaacgagaaagaacTTATTTTagagcgatttttttttctaggggTTAGAAGATAGTGCGTCTGATGCGGAAATTTCCGTGGCTCTTTCAGAAAATACGGCGAAGCTTACGTCGGCCGTCAGGTCAGTGCAGAGACGTTTACACGCAGGagcgcgtttttctcttatGCTCGAGCTTCAGCTCTCTGCCTGAATTACTGGAGCGGAAAAAGATGATTGACATGCACACGAACATTGCCACCGCTCTGCTGGAGGAAATCAAGGGACGAAAGTTggactttttctttgaaatgGAGGAGAAAATCATGGCC
This sequence is a window from Oscarella lobularis chromosome 7, ooOscLobu1.1, whole genome shotgun sequence. Protein-coding genes within it:
- the LOC136189312 gene encoding WASH complex subunit 1-like, producing MPTYSYNVPILLPDLRREESLCQIADTLDYLEHVANDIFNKISSRVAEQRDRLAAVNSRVNLAQARIQKVKGSTKATRVFSSAKYPAPTQIDTAKTIYDDQSKKSGDLASVRRCTRRYDSKPVGVDDRTVRDKRHFTAFAFDVDRLKEERAAAAAPRFQDDDEASGEGLGRLPTVIPSVSSLLLFNTAENPYKKYVILDPLAGVSTKTRKIVEQEGLGIGDAPTSIVQREEMARLKKESYFYMPEIGEVPTIDLPLDLPDLPGVAGDLAYSAESGPSIAPSVPGSNMPDLPTIEGVGDGSGGDAPLPPPSSAPSLPDPSGSAPPPPPPPPPPGPSSPPPPPPPPPSASVEPASDDDDDDEDDDVGSPPPTGGGGGSDGGRGDLFAAIRQNNKARLKSVKERKSKKKKAKEEEDRAAPSGGGGGDLMSDLMAKLQLRRKGISGSKKSDEKKEESDALSLPPRRSKLSSNPTLEKVSAMIPVAATDGGDGSDDGDWEED
- the LOC136189311 gene encoding cleavage and polyadenylation specificity factor subunit 2-like, producing MESGVKFRPLSGAFDQSPPVYLLQLDDFTFLIDCGWDGTLDKDAISTLANHVHEIDAVLLSYPDILHLGALPYLVGKCGLRCDVYATVPVFKMGQMFMYDFYLSHQNYEDFDLFTLDDVDSAFELVKQLKYSQSVTLKGKGLGITITPQAAGHMIGGTVWKITKQGEEIVYAVDFNHRKERHLDGALLETITKPTLLITDAYSAWTPQPRRKERDQNLQTTIQNTVRSGGNVLICVDTAGRVLELLQTLEQMWRNRDTGLATYSLALLNNVAYNVIEFAKSQMEWMSDKIMKAFSDQRSNPFQFKHLTICHSLKEVGRLREPKVVLASVDDLECGFSRELFVQWAGIRKNTVIMTSKPTQGTLARTLIDQPKLNAVELQIRKKVELQGEELEDYRREQLERQQREVREEAAMQMKLRRRTLDGLMTAESDEDVDMEDGETGPQEHKVGPVRMYPMFPYHERRLKWDAYGEIIRPDDYILADGLEDRGPVIMRDRPVIKEEEEEEEEELEIPMKSIVSQKTVRINCTIVHIDLEGRSDGESLKKILNQIKPKQMIIIHGNPEQTGYLADYCRQAANWATGEVFTPQIGETVNVTSQTHMYQAKLRDSLVNPMQFVKAKDFELAWIDAKTYLDTEALNTISKTKIREMESDEESDDSDQMDTGGELAVGILPELDAAPESEINAHSDIFVNEPRLSDFKQILTKAGLQVEFSGGVLICNNAIAIRRNEPGHISLEGPISDDYYKVRALLYEQYAIV
- the LOC136189323 gene encoding mitochondrial protein C2orf69 homolog yields the protein MAALKTAGKFSWLDVKGIREKPNHVLHYARLESPKQAQINVLYFPGDVQEREDVMATGPNKEWTSFSYESTAARLAERFSDSNPNVFVVRPTRIVKETFSCFDNFVSSGIVGAPRHETSFGAWSHAIALIGQLERQSQIDDELPWTLIGFSKGCVVLNQLCFEMAAMETLDAHGDDSSLLGAIRAEAKKRAKDFEMENVRRFYSRIREFYWLDGGHSGEENTWVTDETTLQVVARLVPRVRVHVTPYQMKDKSRPWLGKEEGVFVSTLKRFGADVIETVHFENRKRSLGIHFELLDSF
- the LOC136189314 gene encoding sec1 family domain-containing protein 1-like, whose amino-acid sequence is MISLKERQKETIKAMLSLGGSQKHDPKADSPTWKVLVFDKYGQNIVSPIVNVPELRDLGVTLHLPLHSDRDSVPDAPAVYFVMPTPANVARICQDFRNQVYDSYHLNFISPVSRDQIEELAGAAIEAGSAAQVGKVFDQYLNFISLEKDLFLMRQQDREEVSYLALNKPTVTDTEVMAIVNSIVDSLFSVFVTLGAVPIIRCPRGNAAEMVSEELDKKLRENLRNASTSLFNPELAFSRGRMSFQRPLLVVLDRGIDLATSLHHTWTYQALVHDLLDFKLNRVTIKEAEAAGAGAKDKMKSYEVDVDSKFWHAHKGSPFPTVAEAVQNELDQYRASEEEVKRLKGVMGLEDSASDAEISVALSENTAKLTSAVSSLPELLERKKMIDMHTNIATALLEEIKGRKLDFFFEMEEKIMAKSSLDKPLLDIISDPETGSCADKLRLFLIHYLVSPDMSSSDLEKYVKALQEAGADTAAVDYLKKWKIYQKMSSAEPGSRSSGGTTAMRMFSKLMTTGSKFVMEGVKNLVIGERHLPVTRVVDALMEAKGTPEVENYRYFDPKLLRTTETAAPKNASTFSEALVFVVGGGNLIEYLNLSSYAKKQPSGKKTITYGATEMPTPAEFIEQLARLGRIDAS